ttgtctttctttgccttctctttttgctttgCCTTCGCTTTTGCCAATTCGGATGATTGAGATGACTCTTGTGGATTGTTCTTGGAGCCTGCGGATATGGcttccttcatcttctcggCGAAACTCTTGGTTTTCGTAACGGGTTCGTCAAAGTCGGGGTCTGAGTCTTCTAGTTCGGGTTCTGAGATGCTGTGTAGGGAGGCGTCGTCGGCATCGTCATCTTCGGAGAAGTGGTTCTCAGATTGTCCTTGGAATTGAGTCTCCGGAATCGCGGCTTGTTCattttcctcctcatcgtctCCAGACGGTTCTGTCGACTTCGTCTGCGCCTTCGGAACAACGACCGGCTTCATACGGACGCGCCGTGTAGACCTCTTCTGACCCTTTTTCTTATACGGTTTCCGACTAGCGCCGTCACCTGCCTGGCTATCCTCCATATCGATCTCGTTATTATCCATGGCACCTTGTTCCGCTTCCATCTCCCGCAATACATCCATGTCGTCCTCCATCCGCTCTTCCTCCATATCCCGTAACCCCTGCACGAGCGCCGAAAGACCCTTCCCAACGAACTGCGGTGGTTTGCGCGCTGCAATCGGGCTCAACCCACCGGTCGACGGATCAATACCATTAGATGATCGTCCCGCATTCGAGCGTCGTAGGAACGATGGTGTTTCGCCCGGACCAGCTGCTTTCCTGTTTGCTGATGCTGCAGCCTCTGAAGCCGCGTAAACATTGGCCGTGAGAGGCTTGCGgtcctcctcatcttctaCCATCGCGGCGTATTTCATCGTTGTGGGTGTCGCGAATAGATTTTCCAGATACAGTTTTTTCCCTGATGATGCGGGCGTTCGTCCTCCGCGGGggttctcttcttcttcctcctcgtcttcctcggcgATTGTCTCCATGCGGTTTCGTCTAGATGGTGTCTGGACCGCAGCTCCTTGGAGACTGGCTATCCGAGTCGCAGAGGGTGTCGCAGTACTACCCCCAGATTCAGACAGGAGATCGAACAAACCCAGTGCCTTCCCATCACGCTGCGGTGTAGGTCCAACGGCAGCTTTGAGCGGTGTCGATTGCTGATGCGTACTCGGACTGAAGAGCCGGCGTAACACTGAGGGGGAGTCGTAGGGATCTAGATCGGCGGGATGGTTTACTCGTGGTCGTGAAGGGGTCGCGAAGATTCCTTTATTTGATTTCCGGGGAGTAGCGGCGTTAGATTGTTCATGTCCGGGACCGGTAGGGGAGGTGTGCTTTCGCTTCTTGGGGCGTTCTTCTAGTGTGCTTTCGTTCTGGTCGTGGTGCTTATCCTTGTCGGCTGCGGACTCGAGGGCTTTCATTCGACCGTAGGCTTTGTATTTGGCGGCTGGTTAGTGTTAGCAGTAAGGCCCTCTCTGACTGGGTATATCCAGAAAGTATACCAATATCAGGATTGTTTTTAATATCATGCCGTCCGGCCTTCCTCCCTCCATTGGCAGCTGAGAAAGCGCGCTCCCATTCCTTCAGTTCAGCGCGGAGATCCGTAGCCGCGAGGGTAGCGGTGGCCATTTTGCATGACAGACAGAGTATATAGTAAAAGATATCCAGATCAATGCGATTGAAAATATGTAGATTGGTAATCAGTTCTGTGCAAGTCACGGAGTGGGAAACGTGACCCAGCGACGCGTGACTTTTGACGCGGTGACGCCCGCGTCGAAGCTTTATCCAactttccttttttggaTTCTTCCGATTGACCAAGGTATGGGCAACTAACAATGGATTCTATTATTAGGATAAGAACTATGAAGACTTTATGTATATTCAGGACCGCTATGCAGaatatcaacatcaccagctaGTCACTCCCCGCAACCGATCGAATCCTCCCCTTAACTGTGACTCGGGATGCACCACCTTGCCGTGCATCACGGTATACCGGACGATTCCCTCGCAATGCTCCGGCCTCACTCTGGCAAGCCAGATCATCTGCTGTTCCTGCTTGCGATACACTAGCACGTTCGCGGCGTACTTGTGCCCGCCAACGTGCGACACGAAATAAATTCCAACACCACCGGGTCTTTCGTCGCTGTCGTCGCGGTATAGACCCAGAGCTCGCAAATGGCGTTCAAGTTCCTTTTTGATTAAAGGTGCGGTGATACCACAACGGGCATCGCGGCGTCTGTGGGAACAGAGCAGGATGACATAGTCGTGGGGACAGGCTCGGGGGGTCATTTGAGAACCGTCGTGGCCATTGGCTTGCGGGTCGGGGGATGAGTTGATGAAGCGATCGATTAGCTCCGGGACGTCGGTGTAGCGGACGGAATCAATGAAGGTGAATGAGGGGAGGAGCAGGACAGTGCTTTTTCTCTCTGCGTCCGAGTCTGCGTCTGACTCTGCAGGGTCCTCGGGACTTTGCAGGTTGGATGCGGAGACCATGATTTTCTGGAAAGGTTAGTATCGTACAGCTTTCTCTGTCCTGGGAGGAAACGTACTCCATGTTTAGACCTCGAAGAATTCTGCGCAAACGCCTCCATCAAACTCCCCTTGTcattcttcaccttctcAATCCAATCAGACTGCCCCGTGGCAACCAAAACATGAGTGCTGTATGCTTTGATATGCCCATACAACGGTTTAGACTCATCAATCTTGAACTTGGGATACTTGACAGTGCAGTCCGCACAGTCCTGACGACAATCAGGCCCATCCTCCTCTGGCCTGACAGTTGGAAAGATGTATTCCGGCTCCCGCGGGGCACCACCAAACGAGAGCAGCGAACGAAACATGGTGGCAGGTACTTTTTAATAGTGCTTTGATTTGAAAAAGAACACGTTTGAGAGGTCGAAGCGCTTGATATAAGCCGGGGAATTGCGGACATCGAATCTCTATCACCGACACCGATACCCCGAGCCGTTCCTTCTCCGACAGGCATAATAATATAGATACGGGCATGAAGGAATGGCTATGTTTGGGAGAGACAGAAGGATGATGGCGACATTGGGCAGAAATAGCATGACATATTGTAGCTGCACTTGAAGTTATACAGAACAGTAGATCGGAGTATTGGATGTACAGTTGTAGATAGGGCCCACCAGAAAAAGCAATACAGACATATCAATTCCAGTATTCTGGTTGATGCCAAATATGATAGACACGGGTTGATTGACGAGTATTGTGCCGATAAGCTAGTTAACCGCCTGAGTGACTAGTAACGTTCTGTATTCAGTATCGATGCCAATACACCCACGTCTCACCAACACACTCACCCATACACTATTTTCTATATTCTACTCGCTCTGCCGTCATCATACAAGTTGATCTAATCTAACCGCAAAAACCTCTGCCGGACGGCGTTTCCCAATCTGGTTATCTAAGCCGGTGGACCTCACGCGTAATCCCGTGATATCAAGAGCCGCTACGATCAGCCAGAGAAAAAGGGACGACGAGCAAGGAAAGAACTGGAAGAAAATGCTTAATTCAGACATCACAAGCATCCATCATGAATGACAGCACCGAAATCCCCAGCCATGATCCCCCCTCCGACCCCCCTCCTCGTGCGAGAAAGAGACGCCGCCGTACGATGGCCTGCACGCAATGTCGCAGCCGGAAGCTCCGTTGCGACCGCGAATATCCCATCTGCGGCCGGTGTCAGAAAAGCAAGAACCCTGCGCAGTGTACCTATGAGGATGGCTTTCTCTGGCAGCAGCCGAATACTGTCCCTGCGACTACGGTGTTTTCCGGAGCAGCTGGAGGTGCACCTGGAGGGGTGCCTGGAGGAGTTTCAGGGACCACCGCGACGACGGCTACCAACACCAGCTCTAccagcaacaccaacacAGCGCAAGAAACGACCGTTAACAATGGTTGCAATCATGCCAATCACAATCCAGCATCGTTGCCCCGACTCGCAGATCGGACTCCCCTCCACACTCCCCCGGACTCGGCGATAACAGGCTGGGCCTCTCGGGCTCAAGCGCAGACCTCGGGGACCGAACGACGCACGGAATGCGAGGGGAAAAAAGATCGCTTTCTCGAGACGGTGCTGGGTGCGCCCAAGTCCGCAGTAAACCAAGACTCGTATGTGAATACTGAGGTGCTGCAGCGCCATCCTCCGGGCAGTAGTGGGCATTCGGGGTACTATCCTGCGTCTTCTCACCACAGTCATCATCACTCGGGGCCGACACATCTGCCGCCGCTGCATCATCACCACTATAGTCACTACGGCTACGGACACTATAATCCAGAgcaggacgaggaggatgaaatGGGGTTGGCATCGCCGTCGCAGCAGCTGGATCTGGCGCCGCGGATTATGATGCGTGGGAAGGAGACGAGGACCCGATTTAACGGGTCGGGGATATTGGCCAACGTGATGGCTCAGGTAAGCTTCCTGTGGGGTGATCTGATAAAATGCATTTAACTAATAGAGTAGTTCCCTGATATCAAATCCTTCGCAGAAGACATTCGAGTATCGAGTCCGCACATGGCCCAAGTCCGACCGGATCTGGAGCGCGTAAAACGAGGTCTATGGAAGAAATACCCATTGAACACGCCCTTCCCAGTTCCGGATACATTCTCGTTGGTTGCATCATTGCCGTCGCGTCGCGTGGTGGACGATCTCGTCGTCCTCTACTTGACCTACATCGAGTCCACCCATCGCATCCTCCACGTGCCTTCGTTCCTTCGTGAACTCGACCATTTCTGGGCACAAAAGGACAACCCAACCCTGGTCTCGCCTGCGTTTGTTGTCGAGTTGATGTTGGTCCTAGCGTGCGCCTGGAACCTGGCGGACCCCGAAGTACTCAAATCCAAGAGTGAGGACAGGCTGCAATGTTATACAGCTATCGAATGGGTTTTGCATGCGGAGAAGTGGTTGGAGAATGCTAGCATCAAGCGCCCGGAGATTACGGCCTTACGGCTGTATGTGCTCTTGATTATTGCCCAGAATAGTCATGGCATGAAACGCAGCAAGGCATGGCTGTCGACTGGCACATTGGTCAAGCAGGCTATGCTGGCTGGCTACCACCGTGATCCAAGTCGCTACACCAAGATATCCGTGTTCAATAAGGAAATGCGACGTCGGATATGGACTACTATCGTGGAATTGGATCTCCAGGTGTCTATGGATCGAGGAATGTCCCCGACGGCGCAGGTCTCGGACTACGACACGGGACCTGCCTTGAACATCAATGACAATGAGATCCAGGAGACGACCACGGAGCTTCCCCAAAGCCACCCGATTGGCGAGTTGACTGACTGCTCGTTCCAGACAGTAATGACGCAGTCGCTACCGCTACGTCTGAAGATCTGTCAGCTAATGCACATCCCTCGCATCAGCTGTCATTACGACGAGATCCTCCGCATGGACTGGGAACTTGTCCGATATCTATCGAAGATCCCCACATGGGCTACTTCAGACGCAGACGATTTACAAACCCAACACAAGGTGATCATGATAAGAGCACTACTGGAAACCCGAATTGGGCATTGTCTATTATCGCTTCACACGCCTTTTGCCATCGAGGCACCCAAGGAACCGTTGTTCACTCCTTCTGCGCGGGCGCGGTTGGAGGTTGCTACTATGATGTTGTCGACGCAGCGACGGTTACACGAAACGGCGCGGTCTCTGTCGCTGTGTAACACGGGTGATTGGACAATGCAAGCGTTCTGCTCTATATGTCAGGCACTTCATGCTAGTGTTGGAGATGGTGGTGGCGGTACGTCCTCACTCATAATTGCCCCTTGAAAACCGCTTTGTTCTAACTGTTTAGGCTCCGTCACATCTCTAACTCGAACGCTCCTCGGATTCCCCGAAGCACTAGTCACCCTAGCAGAAGCCATTTTGATGTGTCTCGAAGCCCGCTGGCTCCTCGTCGTCAAAGGCGCCAAAGAATACTTCTTCATGTCGACAATCTTGGCATTAGTCAAGACAAAACTCTGGCCCTCGCAAGGGAACATGTACAAACAAGAGGTGATTGACCGGGTCATCACATTCGCACAGACGCTTTTCACGCGCCATGCCAATTGTGCGCACTTGGGGCCGTTGGGGATGGGCTGTTTCCAGACAAATCAGGTGCGTTTTGCTGGTTTCCCCGTCATGATGAGTGTCGACCGCTTGTTGCTGACTCGTACGTGCAGATTCCGACTTTGACGCCGGGCCCGCCGTTGGCTCCTTCGTTGACGCCTGGGTTTAGTGGGCTCTTGCAGGCGAGTGGCTTGGGAATTACGGTGCGTTTTGCTTCCTCTGTCACTCTGTTGATATTACTTTTACTGACTGGTACAGCCTCCTGGCGAATTCGACCCATTCTTGGATGTATATGATTTTGAGGATCTGACGGGGATCACTTTGGGAGAATAACGGATTCTATGTAAAATGTGACCACATACATAATATCGCGACATTTTTAATACCCGCTCAACGGAGTATTCTTCCAGTCAATCGCACTATTACTCATGATCGACAGAGTTCCTGACCGATCAACGTGGATCCTCGCCTGGACATGACACGGACCCAATCACGAACTGCGGGATTTGACGTGTCCGATTATTCTCCGTGTATTGGTTCAACAGAGCAGGCTGTGTCAGCCTAGCTGCATCCAGATATCCCGTTCACACAGCCCCTGTACTGTACAAAGAACACTTCACACCCCCTATACTAGCAGTGAGGCTCAATCCTGTATGCAATGCCATGTCATTGGCGCATATGAGCCGCGGTGGGCCGGAGCCGAACCAGGCTAGCGTCAGGCAGCGACAAAAGCTTGGCGATATTTTAAGCCAAGTCAAGCATCGCCCAGCCAATCGGAGACTATAAAATGTCCTGCTGTGTGGGCCGCTAACCCAATTGGCGGTCTGGATCTGGCCAGGGGAAATCCCGCATCATCACGTGATGATGATTCGCATGATAAGCAGCACTGCcatgtttcttttctttttatgcCGTCACTGCCAGCCAAGAATGtatcttcttttttccctctcGTCTGTTTCTCTCTCTACTGCATCACAGTCAGTGGATCATGTCTCAGAACATGCTATTCCTATCAATACTTTTAATCCTCGCTACATTACCACAATGGACAGCCGCCATCCCAGCCGTCCGCCTCCCCAATAAACCACACATCTTCTCCGAAACAAAAAACTACCCCTTACCAAACCTTGGCAACATCCAAGTCCACGACCCCAACATCGTCGAGCTAGACGGCGCGTTCTACCTCTTCAAAGGCGGCGTCCACGTGCCCATCCACAAAGCGTCTAGTCTCGACGGACCATGGCAGAAGATCGGAACTGTATTGGATGGGCCCAGTGTGATTGAGAAGCAGAATCGCACGAGGCCATGGGCGCCTACGACGGTGCAGTGGAAGAACCGGTTTTACTGCTTTTACACGATTAGTAAGAATGGTGTGAGGAATAGTGCGATTGGGGTTGCGTCGAGTGATTCGATTGACCAGGGTGGGTGGACGGATCACGGAGCAGTGATTAATACCGAAAAGGGTCATCTTGCTGATATCTATCCGCTGACTGTATCGAATGCGATTGATGCATCGTTTATCGCGGACCAGAGCACTGGGAAACCCTATTTACTGTACGGGAGTTACTGGCATGGGATCTTTCAGATACCCTTGGCGGATGATTTGTTATctgttgaggatgaggagaggCTGAATGCAGAGCATTTGGTGTTCCTGCCTGAGCACAAGGTTAAGCCGCAGGAGGGGAGTTTTATGACGTACCGGGAGCCGTATTATTATCTTTGGTTTAGTCATGGGAAGTGTTGTGATTTCCATAAGGGGTTTCCGGCTATGGGGAGAGAGTATGCCACCCTTCCCATTATTATTGCGGACGGTAAACTAACAGCCTACAGATACAGTATTCGAGTCGGGCGGTCCAAGGACGTGACGGGGCCTTTTGTGGATAAGTCCGGGAAGAAACTCTTAGACGGTGGAGGGACGACTGTCTATGGATCGAATCACGGCTTGGTTTATGCTCCTGGGGGGATTGGTGTTCTGCCAGAGAACAAGGATCACCAGGACATTATGTACTATCATTATCGTGGGTTCACTGTCCAAATCTGTACCAAAGAAATGGCTA
This region of Aspergillus chevalieri M1 DNA, chromosome 4, nearly complete sequence genomic DNA includes:
- a CDS encoding sucrase/ferredoxin-like domain-containing protein (COG:O;~EggNog:ENOG410PIKD;~InterPro:IPR009737,IPR036249;~PFAM:PF06999) — translated: MFRSLLSFGGAPREPEYIFPTVRPEEDGPDCRQDCADCTVKYPKFKIDESKPLYGHIKAYSTHVLVATGQSDWIEKVKNDKGSLMEAFAQNSSRSKHGKIMVSASNLQSPEDPAESDADSDAERKSTVLLLPSFTFIDSVRYTDVPELIDRFINSSPDPQANGHDGSQMTPRACPHDYVILLCSHRRRDARCGITAPLIKKELERHLRALGLYRDDSDERPGGVGIYFVSHVGGHKYAANVLVYRKQEQQMIWLARVRPEHCEGIVRYTVMHGKVVHPESQLRGGFDRLRGVTSW
- the sld2 gene encoding protein sld2 (COG:L;~EggNog:ENOG410PKFZ;~InterPro:IPR040203,IPR021110;~PFAM:PF11719;~go_process: GO:0006270 - DNA replication initiation [Evidence IEA]) — protein: MATATLAATDLRAELKEWERAFSAANGGRKAGRHDIKNNPDIAAKYKAYGRMKALESAADKDKHHDQNESTLEERPKKRKHTSPTGPGHEQSNAATPRKSNKGIFATPSRPRVNHPADLDPYDSPSVLRRLFSPSTHQQSTPLKAAVGPTPQRDGKALGLFDLLSESGGSTATPSATRIASLQGAAVQTPSRRNRMETIAEEDEEEEEENPRGGRTPASSGKKLYLENLFATPTTMKYAAMVEDEEDRKPLTANVYAASEAAASANRKAAGPGETPSFLRRSNAGRSSNGIDPSTGGLSPIAARKPPQFVGKGLSALVQGLRDMEEERMEDDMDVLREMEAEQGAMDNNEIDMEDSQAGDGASRKPYKKKGQKRSTRRVRMKPVVVPKAQTKSTEPSGDDEEENEQAAIPETQFQGQSENHFSEDDDADDASLHSISEPELEDSDPDFDEPVTKTKSFAEKMKEAISAGSKNNPQESSQSSELAKAKAKQKEKAKKDKEKEESAKPRPRKVNPEAHANYRSLKIRNKNTKGRGAGRFRR
- a CDS encoding putative C6 transcription factor (COG:S;~EggNog:ENOG410PKZB;~InterPro:IPR036864,IPR007219,IPR001138;~PFAM:PF00172,PF04082;~go_function: GO:0000981 - DNA-binding transcription factor activity, RNA polymerase II-specific [Evidence IEA];~go_function: GO:0003677 - DNA binding [Evidence IEA];~go_function: GO:0008270 - zinc ion binding [Evidence IEA];~go_process: GO:0006351 - transcription, DNA-templated [Evidence IEA];~go_process: GO:0006355 - regulation of transcription, DNA-templated [Evidence IEA]) produces the protein MNDSTEIPSHDPPSDPPPRARKRRRRTMACTQCRSRKLRCDREYPICGRCQKSKNPAQCTYEDGFLWQQPNTVPATTVFSGAAGGAPGGVPGGVSGTTATTATNTSSTSNTNTAQETTVNNGCNHANHNPASLPRLADRTPLHTPPDSAITGWASRAQAQTSGTERRTECEGKKDRFLETVLGAPKSAVNQDSYVNTEVLQRHPPGSSGHSGYYPASSHHSHHHSGPTHLPPLHHHHYSHYGYGHYNPEQDEEDEMGLASPSQQLDLAPRIMMRGKETRTRFNGSGILANVMAQFPDIKSFAEDIRVSSPHMAQVRPDLERVKRGLWKKYPLNTPFPVPDTFSLVASLPSRRVVDDLVVLYLTYIESTHRILHVPSFLRELDHFWAQKDNPTLVSPAFVVELMLVLACAWNLADPEVLKSKSEDRLQCYTAIEWVLHAEKWLENASIKRPEITALRLYVLLIIAQNSHGMKRSKAWLSTGTLVKQAMLAGYHRDPSRYTKISVFNKEMRRRIWTTIVELDLQVSMDRGMSPTAQVSDYDTGPALNINDNEIQETTTELPQSHPIGELTDCSFQTVMTQSLPLRLKICQLMHIPRISCHYDEILRMDWELVRYLSKIPTWATSDADDLQTQHKVIMIRALLETRIGHCLLSLHTPFAIEAPKEPLFTPSARARLEVATMMLSTQRRLHETARSLSLCNTGDWTMQAFCSICQALHASVGDGGGGSVTSLTRTLLGFPEALVTLAEAILMCLEARWLLVVKGAKEYFFMSTILALVKTKLWPSQGNMYKQEVIDRVITFAQTLFTRHANCAHLGPLGMGCFQTNQIPTLTPGPPLAPSLTPGFSGLLQASGLGITPPGEFDPFLDVYDFEDLTGITLGE
- a CDS encoding endo 1,5-alpha-arabinase (CAZy:GH43;~COG:G;~EggNog:ENOG410PUHR;~InterPro:IPR023296,IPR006710;~PFAM:PF04616;~SECRETED:SignalP(1-23);~TransMembrane:2 (n6-17c23/24o368-386i393-411o);~go_function: GO:0004553 - hydrolase activity, hydrolyzing O-glycosyl compounds [Evidence IEA];~go_process: GO:0005975 - carbohydrate metabolic process [Evidence IEA]), whose product is MSQNMLFLSILLILATLPQWTAAIPAVRLPNKPHIFSETKNYPLPNLGNIQVHDPNIVELDGAFYLFKGGVHVPIHKASSLDGPWQKIGTVLDGPSVIEKQNRTRPWAPTTVQWKNRFYCFYTISKNGVRNSAIGVASSDSIDQGGWTDHGAVINTEKGHLADIYPLTVSNAIDASFIADQSTGKPYLLYGSYWHGIFQIPLADDLLSVEDEERLNAEHLVFLPEHKVKPQEGSFMTYREPYYYLWFSHGKCCDFHKGFPAMGREYSIRVGRSKDVTGPFVDKSGKKLLDGGGTTVYGSNHGLVYAPGGIGVLPENKDHQDIMYYHYLNTTIGFHNSDAQLGWSYIEYIDGWPVARAKASSAPPRANYTINLMVLMCMCFLILNLLRKHSSGLKLIASVAFLVVWVLVWLVR